ATTAGCTCAACCGTCTGATGTTACAGGAGCAGTTGTCTTTTTAGCTTCTGACTTAGCTCAGTTTATAACAGGGGAAACAATTAAAGTGGATGGAGGTTGGACGGCGATATGAACACTTCTATAGAAAAACTAGCAATACTAGGATCTGGTACAATGGGACATTCTATTGCTTTATGTGCAGCTATGGCGGGATTCCACGTAAAAGTTTGGGGAATAGATGACAATGACATCCAACGTGGGAAAGAAGGTGTGGGGGGAAAATTAAATGTGTTGACAACATATGAAGTAGTGGATTCTAGTGAAACGAAAAGTATACAATCTCGTATTCACTTTACCACTTCTTTAAAAGAGTGTGTAAATGAAGTAAGTTTCATTATTGAGGGGATTCCAGAAAACTTGAATTTAAAGCAAAAAATGTTTCAAGAATTAGATGCCTTATGCTCCCCAGATGTGATACTGGCTAGTAACACATCTGGTTTGAGTCCAACAGATATTGCTTCCCTTACATCTTACCCAGAAAGGACTGTGGTTACCCACTTTTGGAATCCTGGTCATTTAATTCCTCTTGTAGAAATCATACGTGGAGAACATACATCAAAAGAGACTGTTGATCGAACAATGGAATTACTTAAGTATATGAATAAAAAGCCAATCGTTGTTAAAAAAGATATTCTTGGTTCAATTGGAAACCGATTGCAATATGCTTTATTCCGTGAAGCTCAATATATTCTTGAGCAAGGAGTGGCTTCCATAGAAGATATTGATAAAGCTGTCTGTTATAGTATAGGAAGACGCCTATCAGTGACAGGGCCATTTATGACAGCTGATATGGGAGGACTCGATGTATTTGATTCCATATCATCCTATCTATTTCCTGATTTAAGTAAACATGAGGAATCGTTTAACATGATGAAAAATCTTGTGGATGAGGGGAATTATGGCCAAAAAACAGGTAAGGGATTTTATCAATGGTCTCAAGATCAATCGAAGAAAATGAACGAAGAACGTGAACAACAACTTATTTACTGGCTGAAAAGAGATTTAGTAGCACTTAAAAAAGATGGTTTTGTCGAAACAGAAAACTAATGGAAATAAAAATAAGCCAAGGGTTCCTGAGAATTTAGAATGAAGAAGAGCATCTAAACATAGATCGTTATATAGTAAAAAGAGAAGAGTTTCCCTTCTCTTTTTTAATTTAATCCTGTTTTCATTCTTTTTAAAACGTGAGGCATGCAATTTACAATGCTACTTTCATATTTATCTATGTATAAGATATGTATTTCTACCTCTATAAATTGAGTAATATCAAGGTTTTATAGGGGGAAATAAATGTAAAAAATGTATGGATAAACTTACTAGTGTTTCTATTGCTTATATTTGCGTACATGAATGTACCTTTTGTCCAGACTGTACAAAGAATATGAATTACATATGCCCAAACTGTGGGGGAGAGCTTGTAAAAAGACCAAGAAAAGGTTTAGTAACAAATAGCTGTTCCCTATAAGCAAATTGTAGTAAAAAATTTTGTGAATGATTACATATAAGAACAATAAATTTGAATCAACATTAAGAAATTATATTGCACACGTATTTTTAGTTCATATAACACACTATAAGTAGTAAAAGCTCTTAAAATAGATTTATTTTAAAGGCTTTTTTTAAGTATCCACACATTTTTAATAAGAGGGATTCAGAAATTATCAATATTATTTTTTAAGACCAGCTGCAAATAGGGGACCATTATAGGTCATCGTTGACAGGATACGCGCCATTTCTTGCGGAGATTCTTTTCCGCCATGTTGGAGCCATTGCTGAATGACTCCTAAATGTGCTGAAACAATATAGGAAGTTAAATACTCTCCTGGAACGAGTAAAGCTCCTTGTTTAATGAAGGAATTTTGTTCACTATCTTCAAAAAGTGTCTTTCTCATAAATTCTTTTATTTTTATTTGAAAAGATAGATCTCCTTTTGGTCCTAATACAGCTTTCATAAAGTCTGCATTTTGACTGAGATATTCAAATAGGGAAATCGCAAGAGAAAAGGCCGTTTCGCTATCTAATACACCTTTTGAAAGAATGGTCTTTGCAATATTGGACATCTGATACATGATTTCCTGCTGACATTTATCCATGAGATCGTATTTATCTTGATAATGTAAATAAAACGTTCCTCGATTAATCTCGGCTTTTACCGTGATATCTTTCACCGTTATGGCTTCAAATCCCTTTTCTTCTATCAGTTCGGTTAAGGCATTTCGAATAGATGTCTTCGTACGTATTACTCGCAAATCCGTATTGAGCTCCTTCAATGGAATTCCTCCTAAATTTTTTATTCAACAGATATAGATCATGTGTTCAATATGCATCATATCTATGATTTCTGTTTATTGAATATCTGTATAGCTATACTTATAATCCAAAGTATAATTAAATCAACACGATGTTCATTATAATTTAAATTAGGAAGAAGGTATATTCATTTGTTAAAAAATAAGCTCCTTTTTATATCCCCTTTAGTGGTGCTTTTAGTTATTGCTTTATTTGGATTAACTCTGATCCCTTCTGTTCAACAGAAACCAAAAAATCTACCAATTGCTTTAGTTAATGAGGATATCGGTGTTGTGATTCCCCAACAAGGAAAAGTAAATATGGGGAATACTGTCACGAACATGCTGAAAAAGAATATAACTTCTACAGATGGTGAAGACCCTCCCGTTAAGTGGATTAATGTTAAGAGTAAGGAAGACGTATTAAAAGGATTAGATAATCAAGAATACTATGGTGCTCTTATTATTCCTAAAGATTTTAGTCAAAAACAATCATCCTTAATGACTTCAAAACCAGACAAACCTGAAATCAATATCTTTATCAACCAAGGAATGAATCCTATTGCAGCTAATTTAACAGGTCAGATGTTAAATACAATGGGAGATAATCTAGAGAATGGAATACAAACACAAGTTTTACAACGGTTAGCAAAGCAAAATGTTTCTTTGAAAGCCAATCAACTAACTGTACTGACAGACCCTGTACAAGTTAATGTGAAAAATGTGAATGAGGTGGGAACAGCAAGTATGAATGGGAGCGCTCCTGTCGCTTTGTTTCAGCCTTTATGGATGTCAAGCATCGCTGGAGCAGTCGTGCTTTTCTTTGTTGCTAATAAGCTTGCTTTTGTGAATAGAAAGCAAAAGCTATATGCCGTGCTTACTCAAGTTCTTGCTGGAACTGTTTTAAGTCTAGTAGCCGGTTTTGGTTTAACATGGATTGCAGACCTATTAGGCATTTACATTTCAAACTTTATGGATATCTCTTTATTCTTAATCATTACTTATTTTGCATTCTTCTTGCTCATTACAGCCGTTCTATCTTGGCTTGAAATGAAAGGAATTCCACTCTTTGTTCTTATTCTTTTCTTTGGAGCTCCATTACTTTCAATGGCACCAGAGATGATGTCTACTTTCTATCGAGATTACATTTATTCATGGTTACCTATGCGATTTATGGTAGAAGGACTACGGGAGTTATTCTTCTTCCATCGGGGCTTTAGCTTTAGCGGTCCGGCGTCTGTCTTATTATGGATTGCTTTAGGAAGTTTTCTTATCATCATATTATCTGTTTTGAAAGTACAAAGTTCAGCTTCAGACAAGGGTTCCTATGGAGAGGTAGAAGCAAGGTCTACTAAAGGGTAAAGGAAATAAGAAAAAGTTATTGTTCCAAGTGTGTAACTAAAAAACACCAAATAGAGTAATAATTTTGTAATACAGCAAGGTATAATACCTAAGCAGAACCTATAAACTTCTTATACACTATGCGAGATTTGTTATTTAAATATTTTAAGGAGGAGAAAGCGATGCAACCTCAAGTATTAATTGTTGGAGCTGGCCCAACAGGATTGGCGTTAGCTCTTGGACTTGAGAAACAAGGAGTTCCCTTTAGAATTATTGATAAAAACAAAGGACCTGGAGAAGCATCTAGAGCGATGGCTGTTCATGCTAGAACATTAGAATTTTATCGTCAATTTGGTTTTGCAGATGAAATAGTTCAATTAGGAATCCCCGTCCAACAAGTGCAAATTTATAAAGACAATAAACAAAGAGCGAAGATGAATTTTGGTCACATTGGAAAAGGACTGAGTCCTTTTCCATTCGTATTGAGTTTTCCACAAGATGAACATGAACGGATTCTAATAAATCAACTGAAAGCAAAAGGGGTTTGTATAGAGTGGGATACAAAGCTAATCTCATTTCATCAGGAGGAAGACCGAGTTCATGTCATCACTACCAAGCAAGGAATCGAGGAAAAGAATCATTATGCTTATTTATGCGGGTGTGATGGAGCTCATAGTTCAGTTCGAAAAGGACTTGGCTTCGATTTTGCAGGTGGAACATACAAGCAGGTTTTTTACGTGGCTGATGTTCTAAGTGAAACACCTATTGATGGTTTACAGTTGAAACTCTTCAAAGATGGTTTTGGTCTGATTTTTCCTATTCGGACCTCAAATTCTTTGCGCTTGATTAGTCTTGTTCCTCAGGCATTATTAGATAAAAAGTCAGAGATTAATTTTACTGAAATCGTTCCTTATATAGAAGCAAACTTAGGAGTGCATACGAATAAGGTGAACTGGTTCTCTACCTATAAAGTCCACCATCGAGTAAGTGAACACTTTCGAAAAGGACGTGTATTTATTGCAGGAGATGCTGGACACGTACATAGCCCAGTAGGTGGACAGGGAATGAATACCGGGATTGGAGATGCTATAAATCTTTCGTGGAAACTTGCTGCCGTTCTTAAAGAGAAAGCAAAAGAAGAGATTCTAGATTCCTATGAGGATGAGCGAATGGATTTTGCTAAGAATTTAGTTGCCACAACAGATAGAATGTTTTCTGGAATCGTCGGAAAGGGCTTTTCCGCGAAAATGCTTCGTGAAGTATTGATTCCTTATGTAGTTCCAAAAGTGACAGGCGTCTCTTCAATTAGGAGAAAGCTATTTAAATCCGTATCTCAAATCCGTATTCATTATCGTAATAGTATGCTCAGTACAGGAATGACTGGTGCTATTCATGGGGGAGATCGTTTGCCATGGATATACGGGCAAGGTATAGACAATTTTAAACCACTCCAAACCTTTGATTGGCAGTTCCATGTGTATGGGGAGGTAAAGGGCGATCTTCGTGAACTTGCTAAAACTGCTACGATTCCCCTTCATGAATTTCCAT
This sequence is a window from Priestia filamentosa. Protein-coding genes within it:
- a CDS encoding FAD-dependent monooxygenase encodes the protein MQPQVLIVGAGPTGLALALGLEKQGVPFRIIDKNKGPGEASRAMAVHARTLEFYRQFGFADEIVQLGIPVQQVQIYKDNKQRAKMNFGHIGKGLSPFPFVLSFPQDEHERILINQLKAKGVCIEWDTKLISFHQEEDRVHVITTKQGIEEKNHYAYLCGCDGAHSSVRKGLGFDFAGGTYKQVFYVADVLSETPIDGLQLKLFKDGFGLIFPIRTSNSLRLISLVPQALLDKKSEINFTEIVPYIEANLGVHTNKVNWFSTYKVHHRVSEHFRKGRVFIAGDAGHVHSPVGGQGMNTGIGDAINLSWKLAAVLKEKAKEEILDSYEDERMDFAKNLVATTDRMFSGIVGKGFSAKMLREVLIPYVVPKVTGVSSIRRKLFKSVSQIRIHYRNSMLSTGMTGAIHGGDRLPWIYGQGIDNFKPLQTFDWQFHVYGEVKGDLRELAKTATIPLHEFPWKESMREAGINPGSMFLIRPDGYVALADSGQDIKKVKAYLDGLKVVQS
- a CDS encoding DUF1272 domain-containing protein; amino-acid sequence: MGGNKCKKCMDKLTSVSIAYICVHECTFCPDCTKNMNYICPNCGGELVKRPRKGLVTNSCSL
- a CDS encoding YhgE/Pip domain-containing protein gives rise to the protein MLKNKLLFISPLVVLLVIALFGLTLIPSVQQKPKNLPIALVNEDIGVVIPQQGKVNMGNTVTNMLKKNITSTDGEDPPVKWINVKSKEDVLKGLDNQEYYGALIIPKDFSQKQSSLMTSKPDKPEINIFINQGMNPIAANLTGQMLNTMGDNLENGIQTQVLQRLAKQNVSLKANQLTVLTDPVQVNVKNVNEVGTASMNGSAPVALFQPLWMSSIAGAVVLFFVANKLAFVNRKQKLYAVLTQVLAGTVLSLVAGFGLTWIADLLGIYISNFMDISLFLIITYFAFFLLITAVLSWLEMKGIPLFVLILFFGAPLLSMAPEMMSTFYRDYIYSWLPMRFMVEGLRELFFFHRGFSFSGPASVLLWIALGSFLIIILSVLKVQSSASDKGSYGEVEARSTKG
- a CDS encoding 3-hydroxyacyl-CoA dehydrogenase family protein, which codes for MNTSIEKLAILGSGTMGHSIALCAAMAGFHVKVWGIDDNDIQRGKEGVGGKLNVLTTYEVVDSSETKSIQSRIHFTTSLKECVNEVSFIIEGIPENLNLKQKMFQELDALCSPDVILASNTSGLSPTDIASLTSYPERTVVTHFWNPGHLIPLVEIIRGEHTSKETVDRTMELLKYMNKKPIVVKKDILGSIGNRLQYALFREAQYILEQGVASIEDIDKAVCYSIGRRLSVTGPFMTADMGGLDVFDSISSYLFPDLSKHEESFNMMKNLVDEGNYGQKTGKGFYQWSQDQSKKMNEEREQQLIYWLKRDLVALKKDGFVETEN
- a CDS encoding TetR/AcrR family transcriptional regulator; this translates as MKELNTDLRVIRTKTSIRNALTELIEEKGFEAITVKDITVKAEINRGTFYLHYQDKYDLMDKCQQEIMYQMSNIAKTILSKGVLDSETAFSLAISLFEYLSQNADFMKAVLGPKGDLSFQIKIKEFMRKTLFEDSEQNSFIKQGALLVPGEYLTSYIVSAHLGVIQQWLQHGGKESPQEMARILSTMTYNGPLFAAGLKK